From the Amycolatopsis thermoflava N1165 genome, one window contains:
- the efeU gene encoding iron uptake transporter permease EfeU has product MLFSSLLIGLREGLEAALVVSILVAFLVKTGRRSALRWVWPGIAAAVILSIGVGAILTFTTAQLSFEQQELLGGSLSIVAVGFVTAMIFWMRKASKSIAAELRGKMDEALAVGPLAVLLLSFLAVGREGLETAVFFYAAVQTAQGGTTQPLIGFAVGIAIAVAIAYGLYRGAIRFDLGKFFTITGVLLVFVAAGVLGYGLHDLQEAGFLPGLHTLAFDASTAIPETSWYGALLKGVFNYSQQTTVLQAIAWIAYVVIVLPLFLRRPADRTTPVVAGSKE; this is encoded by the coding sequence GTGTTGTTCTCGAGCCTGCTCATCGGCCTCCGGGAAGGCCTGGAGGCCGCCCTCGTCGTGAGCATCCTCGTCGCCTTCCTGGTGAAGACCGGCAGGCGATCGGCGCTGCGCTGGGTCTGGCCGGGCATCGCCGCGGCCGTGATCCTCTCGATCGGCGTCGGCGCGATCCTGACCTTCACCACCGCCCAGTTGTCGTTCGAACAACAGGAACTGCTGGGCGGGAGCCTGTCGATCGTGGCCGTCGGGTTCGTCACCGCGATGATCTTCTGGATGCGCAAGGCGTCGAAGAGCATCGCGGCCGAACTGCGCGGCAAGATGGACGAGGCGCTCGCGGTCGGGCCGCTCGCGGTCCTGCTGCTGTCCTTCCTCGCCGTCGGGCGGGAAGGCCTGGAGACCGCGGTCTTCTTCTACGCCGCCGTGCAGACCGCGCAGGGCGGCACCACGCAGCCGTTGATCGGGTTCGCCGTCGGCATCGCCATCGCCGTCGCGATCGCCTACGGCCTCTACCGCGGTGCCATCCGCTTCGACCTCGGCAAGTTCTTCACGATCACCGGCGTGCTGCTGGTGTTCGTCGCGGCCGGTGTCCTCGGCTACGGCCTGCACGACCTGCAGGAAGCCGGTTTCCTGCCCGGCCTGCACACCCTCGCCTTCGACGCGTCCACCGCCATCCCGGAGACCTCGTGGTACGGCGCGCTGCTCAAGGGCGTCTTCAACTACTCGCAGCAGACGACCGTGCTCCAGGCCATCGCCTGGATCGCCTACGTCGTGATCGTGCTGCCGCTGTTCCTGCGGCGGCCCGCAGACAGGACCACCCCCGTGGTGGCCGGTTCCAAGGAGTGA
- a CDS encoding tetratricopeptide repeat protein, whose protein sequence is MEDSEPPRGTAGRHPLHAFREAEDLVEKRRPLDALKALQPVLESEPDKPSVQLLAGRAYFHSAQLNRAEQALTRVLELDPSDHYARFVLGRTLQRLGRLVEALGQLRMAWAMNPVPEYQDALSEVNARVRLQEG, encoded by the coding sequence ATGGAAGACTCAGAGCCCCCGCGGGGAACAGCAGGCCGGCACCCGCTGCACGCTTTTCGCGAGGCGGAGGATCTCGTCGAGAAGCGGCGTCCGCTGGACGCGCTGAAGGCGCTGCAGCCGGTGCTGGAAAGCGAACCGGACAAGCCGAGCGTCCAGCTTCTCGCCGGGCGCGCCTACTTCCACTCCGCCCAGCTCAACCGCGCCGAGCAGGCGCTGACGCGGGTCCTCGAACTCGATCCGTCCGACCACTACGCCCGCTTCGTGCTGGGACGCACGCTCCAGAGGTTGGGACGGCTGGTCGAAGCTCTGGGACAGCTGCGCATGGCCTGGGCGATGAACCCGGTGCCGGAGTACCAGGACGCGTTGTCCGAGGTGAATGCGCGGGTGCGGTTGCAGGAGGGCTGA
- a CDS encoding VOC family protein, with product MSEEPRYLGLSPYLYYTDATEALDWLVRVFGFTEKVRYVDASGQVFQAVVAAGDAEIVLAGVGADYWEAKGVDRPVGQLNVVYVPDADAQHEYVCAALGEGCDVPPPQDQPYGARVFTVLDCGGNSWTFWQQISDTADLPSGWQEVRADE from the coding sequence ATGAGCGAAGAACCGCGGTATCTCGGACTCTCGCCCTACCTGTACTACACCGATGCCACGGAGGCGCTCGACTGGCTGGTGCGCGTCTTCGGCTTCACCGAGAAGGTCCGCTACGTGGACGCGTCCGGCCAGGTCTTCCAGGCCGTGGTCGCCGCCGGTGACGCCGAGATCGTGCTCGCCGGGGTCGGCGCCGACTACTGGGAGGCGAAGGGCGTCGACCGCCCGGTCGGGCAGCTCAACGTCGTGTACGTGCCCGACGCCGACGCGCAGCACGAGTACGTCTGCGCGGCGCTCGGGGAGGGCTGCGACGTGCCGCCGCCGCAGGACCAGCCGTACGGGGCGCGGGTGTTCACGGTGCTGGACTGCGGGGGCAACAGCTGGACGTTCTGGCAGCAGATCTCGGACACCGCCGATCTGCCGTCCGGGTGGCAGGAGGTCAGGGCCGACGAGTGA